The genomic segment ttaatatgtgtgtgtgtgatttcCTGGAGTTTTGATTATTGATGCGAGTGTAATTGAGGAAATCAAAATTTAAGAAATTTCCTTTATTAATAAATGAGATCATTGATTTGGGATCAACTATAAATTTATGTGTATGATGGATTCAAAATTAGCCCCCGCTGTCCATTTATATGTTGACAGTCGAGTTTTTAAAATATACGAATTAATGTATTGTGTAGTTGGAAGTTTTTGCGAAAATGGATTTTCAAATCTTGTTTTATGTTATATGATGTATCTTATTAACAAAAATTTAAGATACTTCGGTCAGTTTTTCAAAGTTATACGTCAAAAATGGGTACAAATTAACTTAAATTTGAGATGGAGGGGGTTTTTTTGCTTAGAAGTGTGCTAGAAATTGCTGGTTTCTGGCTTTCGATCTCATTGGCTTTATACTTTTGTTGAGGATATTTACTTGTCCAGCTTCTTTGGCCTTTTCAATTTTGTTCTTTTAAAAAATGGCTGTGTAGTTTGACATAAAATGATCTCCATTCGGTGCAGAATTGGGTCTTGTAATCCATCACTATGTGTTAGCAGGACAATGTCCAAAGTTGCATTTATGGTAATTAatgtttaatttaaattttaccaGATAGAATGAGGGGAAACTGGAGCCTGTAGGTTTAGTAGTCCAATGGAATTACCTTCAGTTTGTGATAACTTAGAAAGCAGGAGTCAGGGTCCCGGTAGATCAGAGCTATCAGCTTTAATTCCTGGGCTTCCAGATGACATTGTTGTTTCCTGCTTGGCGAGAGTTCCTCGGAGGTACCATCCACATCTTAAACATGTTTCAAAGAGATGGAGAGAGTTGGTATGCAGCAAGGAGTGGGTTTCTTATCGACTCAAACATCATTTAGCTGAAACGTGGATTTATGCTCTGTGCATAAACAAGTCCGAGGAGCTTTGCATTTACATGTTGGATCCAAACCATTTCCAGAGGGGTTGGAAGCTCGTACATGGCCTTCCAAGTTGCTTCTTGAAGAGAAAAGGTGTGGGGTTTGAAGTGTTAGGTACGAAACTCTTCCTGTTTGGAGGCTGTGGTTGGGTGGAAGATGCCACTAGTGATGTCTTTTTTTATGATGCCCTGACGAATATGTGGAGTGCTGCTGGTTGTTTATCCACTCCAAGGTATATAAACATCCTGGTTTCTTTAAAAAGTAGTAACAATAATTCTTTCAAGTTCTACTGGCGTTATCCTGATTGTCAATTGCTGTTATTCTTAGGAGCTATTTTGCACATGAAACTTTGAACGGGAAAATATTTGCCATTGGAGGGCTTGGATCAAAATTAGGTCATACAAATTCTTGGGATTCTTATGATCCCCACACAAATTGTTGGAGTCCTCATATGGACCCAAATGTTATTCCGCATGTTGAAGATTCTCTTGTCTTAGATGGGAAGATTTATGTTAGATGTCGTTCTCAAGGCATATTGCCTCGTGCATATGCTATTGTGTACGAACCGTTTGACGAAACTTGGAACCGTGCTGATGCTGATTTTATCTCTGGTTGGTGTGGTCCTGCATTTGTTATAGATGGTGTATTATTCGTAGTGAACCAAATTACTTTAGGTGCTAGACTAATGGTGTGGCAAAAGGATCGTAGGGAGTGGATAACTGTGAGGAGATTGTCGACGCTTTTGACTCGGCCACCGTGTCGACTTGTGGCTGTTGGTAAGAAGATGTTTGTTATCGGGAAAGGACTGAGTACGGTGATGTTCGATGTTCAAGATATTAATCATGCGGATCGTGTTTTGTTGAGTTCTTCTGTTCCAGGTTTGATATCCGTCAATGACGTTATAAGCTGCAAATCTCTTGCTATTTGAGTTTCTTTTGTAcatataaacatataatattCAATTTTACATTTACAAATTGCAACACGTTGTGCAAAATTGTGTCGATTTGAGTCTACCGATAGTACCTCGTTTGTATGAGTTGGGGTAATTCTCTTTCTTTGAAATAACCTAGTGTACTTCACGCTTTGGATGGAATGattttaactttaaaacatTTCATGGATTACATTGAGATTAAAAATTTCTGATATTACATTAAATTCAAATATCCAAGCAAATAGTAAcctatttcaaaataaataacgAGGACTCGGTTTTGTCCGCTTCTCAAATCTCAGACTACAAAAATTCCTGGTGTGGTTACTTTTTTAAGCTTGTTTCCTCTAatcaaaatcaataaatacaCATCTCCTTTAGGATCATATGGTACACAACCGACCACTTTACATCTTTATGCAGTTTAGAAAACATGTTTATATCCTTGCACCCGAAAAGTTCATCCAATACAGATAAAAACACACTGCTCGAGCATTAAGCACAACATATTGTTTACAAATAAAGATGATAGATACCAAGAAGAAGAAATAAATGTGTAATGCTAGTTCAACTAGTCCTTTTCCTTTTAAAGGCAGGATGGATAACGTCATTGGACGACTCCAATTTATCGATCCTCGCCATATATTCTTTCATCCTCTGCACGACAATTTGCATTTTAGAGGCATTAGTTGAAATCTTTTGCTTAAGAAGCTGTATCTTCTCTTCTTCCTCCCGATCCTCTCTGACTAACAAGGCCATGCTCCCTGAGTCGACAGGTCTCGCCACACCTGCACGATGGGGAAAAAGCTCCACATTAAAGAAAAAGACATCTAATGTTAAGCAGACCAAACGAAGATATGGAACACATGCAATTCATATAACATTATTCAGAAGATCAATATTAGCAAACAAGCAAGTTTACATGACATCTAATGTTAAGCAGACCAAACGAAGATATGGAACACATGCAATTCATACAACATTATTCAGAAGATCAATATTAGCAAACAAGCAAGTTTACATGACATTCAAAAAGAGGCCCCAGAAAGGAGAACAAGCAAGTATACAACCATGAAGGGACACACTTTGTTGGGGCCAGGGAATCAGCTTATGGAAAGTTTACTCAAAATTTTCAGTTTCTATGCTGAAAAAATGCAATCTTGGTTGCCAGACACCAAAATGAAAATGAATCGTTGCTCAAGTGTCAAAACTCCTTCTCGGAAGACTAAATGCTGGTACTATCAACATCTAACAAATTTCTTAAACTAATGGAGAAGCAAAAATGGGAATTTGCAGTCTCCTTCTCGGAAGACTTATATTCTGTGCTTTACATAGACCATCAAGGACCCCTAAAACTAGTCTATCACATCGCCGAGGAGCAAGTGTACACATGCTTATTTCTTCCAAGCAGAACACCACTTGTGACATGGTTCTTCAATCCGCATGCAAGAATATTTGTATATGACATGCAACTGAATAGTGGATCATGGGACCTATTCCAAATTCTCAGTCATGAAATGGAAAATGTTCCTACAAATAACCCTGGAAAATAAAAACTAGAGAAGGGGAAAAAAGAAAGTTAAGGTGTTCAAGACATTGCAGAAAAATTAAACAGTTCCCATCTTATTGCTTTCACAGAGCAAATCCCATTACCGCAATAAAACATACAGAGAAGGTAAACCCTAACAGCGAGCTAACACTCGGATCCAAAAGCACACATAAGCAAAATCAAGAAACTGACCCTGGCTATCCCCAAGTTCCGAATCCGACCCGGAAACCGTTCTAACTTCCGGGTCGGGTATCATGGGTCGCTGAGTTGATAGAAGAGAAGCAAGAGTTGTGGTGAGTTGATTGGGTAGGGAAGTTCTGTACTCCAGCACCTTTTCCGCCATTCGCTCCACTTCTTCCTCCAGCTTTGACACCTCATCTTCTTCCTCTTCTCGGACCTCTGATTCGTCGTCGTTTCGCGTTCGCATCGACATTTGAACTTCGTACCTTTTCCCTCTCaattgagagagagagagattggTATTTGGGGGTTACATTCGGGAAATTTTGAGACGATGGGGTTTAATTTCGTTTTATGGGTCGTGGGAGGGatcaaataataatttgaaattcatgCTTTTAGTATTTACAAAAAAACTCCCTTAAGTTTACAGGTTTTGCAAGAATCTCCCAAGGTCAAATTTTCTTATGacaaaaatcataaatttaaCAAAGCGCGCATCACGAGCGGACAAGATGGTATAAAAAAATGACAATGTTCAGTCCCACTATTCATTGCTATgggaaaatatatttatattgtcaaaatttatatacatattttAAGCCTACAAATATTTTAGCATGCATATGTCATATATCTGGGTATATGAATATAATACAAAAtagttaataaatatatatacaacaagatttttttaaaaaaaaaaaaagagaacacAGCTTGCAGttgtatatataataaaatttgaattatAAAAGTTAATGCCTATTTTTGTTAAAATCTTGGTTTTTCAACTTGTTATTATGAAAATTTGTAGCCTTAGTTGCGGCTATTTTTTTCTGAATAAATTGATAATTCGCATTTGATATGGAAAAATAGAAGATAGATACACAATGCACACAGGGCAGCACGGAATCCATATTCTtgcatatatacatgtataataTTGGAGAATACCTAATTCATGTTTTACAAAgttaaaccaagaaaactgGGGACTTCCTTCTTACACGAGGTAGAAGAAAATGTCTTAACCAGGTTCTCTGCCTTCCAGAGAAGAGGTAATAGATCCATTTAGAACCTGCTTGTTACGGCGGATTGTTTTTTTCGCATGTACACGATCCTTGATTAACTCCTCGTTTCTCATAACATCCTTGATGCTTCTATTAGCCATATGGCAGAGCTCATCCAGAGCAAGCATTGGAAAGGGTTCTTCTATAAGAACACCTACCTGCGGTTAATAAAGATAaacaaaaaatttgtgtgaagaGACTTCA from the Primulina eburnea isolate SZY01 chromosome 3, ASM2296580v1, whole genome shotgun sequence genome contains:
- the LOC140826598 gene encoding F-box/kelch-repeat protein SKIP4-like, whose protein sequence is MELPSVCDNLESRSQGPGRSELSALIPGLPDDIVVSCLARVPRRYHPHLKHVSKRWRELVCSKEWVSYRLKHHLAETWIYALCINKSEELCIYMLDPNHFQRGWKLVHGLPSCFLKRKGVGFEVLGTKLFLFGGCGWVEDATSDVFFYDALTNMWSAAGCLSTPRSYFAHETLNGKIFAIGGLGSKLGHTNSWDSYDPHTNCWSPHMDPNVIPHVEDSLVLDGKIYVRCRSQGILPRAYAIVYEPFDETWNRADADFISGWCGPAFVIDGVLFVVNQITLGARLMVWQKDRREWITVRRLSTLLTRPPCRLVAVGKKMFVIGKGLSTVMFDVQDINHADRVLLSSSVPGLISVNDVISCKSLAI
- the LOC140826601 gene encoding uncharacterized protein isoform X2, with the translated sequence MSMRTRNDDESEVREEEEDEVSKLEEEVERMAEKVLEYRTSLPNQLTTTLASLLSTQRPMIPDPEVRTVSGSDSELGDSQGVARPVESGSMALLVRDDREEEEKIQLLKQKISTNASKMQIVVQRMKEYMARIDKLESSNDVIHPAFKRKRTS
- the LOC140826601 gene encoding uncharacterized protein isoform X1, coding for MSMRTRNDDESEVREEEEDEVSKLEEEVERMAEKVLEYRTSLPNQLTTTLASLLSTQRPMIPDPEVRTVSGSDSELGDSQGVARPVDSGSMALLVREDREEEEKIQLLKQKISTNASKMQIVVQRMKEYMARIDKLESSNDVIHPAFKRKRTS